In the Melanotaenia boesemani isolate fMelBoe1 chromosome 14, fMelBoe1.pri, whole genome shotgun sequence genome, ctgcacagacaACTAATCTTGTCTATCGTCACCATCCTTGTTATTGTCTAAAACTCAAAGATGAACACTAAACTCtgtgctgccctctggtggatgtagtGGCTAAGAACCATGCCaatgtaaaagatgcatggaagtatgagagAAGTGATGTTTGAAACAAACATACTAGTTTACAGACGTAatgggagcataaatgggccttaacatTACCACATCTACATGTGGTAACGTTATGCTGTCACTTGGCAGCGGGATCAGAAAGAGGGGTTTtgtttgtggttgtgttggAGTTTTAGTTACTTTGGTGGTCTTTATGGCTTTTCTCTCTCCCCGTGATGCCAAGTATCATGTAAACTCTGCACAGTGAGCAGCCAGCAAAGTCATGACACCCCACTTCAATAGGTTCACAACGTTCCAGCCAGCCACTGTGATCTGGAACCTTGAGTTGCTTGCACAAGTCTACTCTCAGCTCCCAGTCCGATGCTGAGGTGAGAAGGAAGGCTGGTGATTTGGGATGTAACTGAGGTTTTATGGTGGGCTACAGCTCTGAAGACGGCTTCAGCAGCTGCCTTAAGCACCTAGTCGTGCCACTGGCGGTAGAGACCCTCCCCCAGCGCCTTCAGGCAGCTGCTGAAGATGTGCTCGAGTGACCGTCTCCCAGAGTACAGAAGAAATGACGTCATATGCAGCTTGGATCAAGAACATTATTCCCAAGTGACCTTCCTGGGCTGAGATCAGGATGCAGCTTCAAGTAGTACCCAGAGTTTTATACCCAAGGTCACAAGCATGGACCAGCTAAAAGACAACTCCAGCTCTCAATGACCCATCTGTGTAACCGCAATGGTTTCTGtgtgtaaacatatttaaataatgatTCTAAGAGTCTGTTTAGAGGAGGTCAGTTGTTTCTGTTCGGTTCTAcagtttccttaaaaaaaaaaagaaggtggaGCTGACCTGTTGGTAGATGGGTTTGAGCTCTTCCAGTGACTGGCGGCTTGTGATGGAGTAGACCAGGATGAAGGCATGACCTTTGGAGATGGACAAACGCTGCATGGCGGGAAACTGGTGACTTCCGGTTGTGTCAGTGATCTGCAGTGTGCAGACGCTCTTATCACAGCTAATCACCTGCAGAGACAACCGACTCATTTAAAGTCAGGAGTTTGCAAAAGGTTCTGAATCTGTGCATGCGTCTAGATCACGTTacttaaatattattattgattaCTTTTCTATAAAGCTCAGAGTTTAAACAGAAATCATATGAATACCAGAACATCCCACCTGTGTGTAGGTGTCCTCCACTGTGGGGATGTAGGTGTCTCTGAATGTGCCTTTTACAAACCGAAGAACAAGCGAGCTCTTCCCCACCCCGCCAGCTCCAAACACCACCACCCGATAGTCGTTGCTCTGCTCGGGCATTCTGGGAGCTGGAGTCCACCTTCCACTCTGTGTCAATCAGCTGGAAAGTGCAGGTGAGACAACATGGTGGGATTATTTAACAAGGTTTGCCTAGAAAAGAACACAAACCTGTCACTGAATAACACGAGGACATGCAATTTTCTTTATAATGAATGGATTAtattattagatttatttattttttcctctagATGGAACTTTTCCTTAACAATAGCTCAATTTACCCAGTAAATAAGGCTGTTAATGTATATCTCTGATTCAGCCTTAAGAAATCATTAATGGATGAGTTCACAGATTGTATATGACTTCAGGGAACTTaatctttttatgtttaatcGTTTATTTTATCTAACAAAATCCAACTAATTTTATGATTTGCTAAATAGATTGCAAGGCAGTATGGGTCTTTATGAtacatatttattcttttttaacttcACTTTCACTGTATTATTATCATCTTTGCAAAAAGTTGACAAAAGGGCAACAAAGAGACTAACAACCCAAATGATGCTCCTGCCTTTATGAGCACTGCAGGGTTTTCATGCAACTTTAGCCAGAAGGCAGAAGTATCCCAATCCAACCAGAGCCTACACGTTGTGTATTCATGACAAATATTAAGCAGTTGTATAAATATTTCTCCGAACCAAACAGAAACACGTCCCAATCagagacaaataaaattaagtaaGGGGAGAAAAGCAGGAAACTCGATTTGCTTTAtcgtctgcagctgcagctttgacGTTTTAAACTGCACCTGCCAACAGTTTCATCATCTCTGAGTTTATTTGCTGCCAGTTcctcagatggacagaaaatgACTAGACTTTTCATAGCATGCAAAACTGCATCCACAGTTaccaatttaacatttaatgctgtatgtatcacatttgatacagtttctgagaccttttgcatcactgtatagtaaaaactttgctcaaaaccttGTTTAACACAATTTGATACTCCTGcgctacaataattttgacatatcacacaaTAATAAACGGTAAATATGTATACAAATAttcattctttatttctttttaaaccttttGTTGAAGGGCAAAATAaaacttcagatttaaaaaatctgaattgctTTTGCAACATTCTTTAATCCATGCCAAAACAGATGGCTCTAAAGCAGAATGCCATCTCCACCGCAGACTTATTGAAGATATCTAACATCTTGCTGCAAACATTGCAGGTTGGACCAGTGATGTGCGGTCAGGTGAGGCAGGTGAAGCAGTGCCTCAcctgtcatgataaagaaaaaaacatacaataaatattaatatttcccactgatctgtgttaaaagtGCATTCTCAGTATGACTAACacgtttttgtgtttattaagtaaaaattgccaaatttgagtattCCCCGATCAAATCTAGTGCAGAAACCGCGGTGGAGGCAcgggcgagctgtgcctcagctctgactgtgtCATCCAGTACAAActtacaaactgggttgcatgacacgttttctgttcctcagcatatcgccaatatgaactttacagaaatatttgttatacaccacgactctctacagtctgtgtaatgtatttaacgtatttgtgagagaaatattcttGTTTATCgcacaataaagtgcagagaaaagtcagcaggtgaggcaaacaatactctgcctcacctcaagggggcgcactcacacaccaacacggtgtgtgtgttgccaacttagcgaccttttttttgttttgtttttttaaagcgactggcgacaaatctagagactttttcagtattggagacttt is a window encoding:
- the LOC121653672 gene encoding GTP-binding protein Di-Ras2-like; the encoded protein is MPEQSNDYRVVVFGAGGVGKSSLVLRFVKGTFRDTYIPTVEDTYTQVISCDKSVCTLQITDTTGSHQFPAMQRLSISKGHAFILVYSITSRQSLEELKPIYQQVLAIKGSVESIPIMLVGNKSDETAQREVQTKDGEAQAATWKCAFMETSAKTNTNVKELFQELLALEKKRDMSLSIDGKRSGKQKRADKLKAKCSIM